GCGCGTTGCCAGACCCGTCATCCGTGACAGTCACATCGTTCGTCAAAACCGGTGTGCGATCAGGGTCGCCAACTGGCAGGTCATAGAGGTTCGAGACATCCAGCGTGTCGATACCTGTAAATGTGCCGTCGCCATCTGGGGTAGGGGCGTCGAAGTTGGTGACGATGTCATTGCCGAAGCCGTCTTCAAGCACAACAACATCAGGGTCGCCATCTGGCGTTCCTGGAAAATCTTCGCCCAAGTTGATTTGGTCGTTGCCAGCGCCAGCATTGAACGTGTCAGCGCCTTGGCCGCCGTCAATAACGTCGTCGCCGCTGCCGGTTGTGATGCTATCGTCGCCCGCGCCAGCATCCACGTTGGTCCCGCTGCCGTCGCTGCTTAGGTTGAACGTATCGTCACCTGACGTGCCGTTGAAACCTTCGATTTCGGTGTAGGAACCGCTACCTACGGTGCCGTCAAAGTCATAAGTACCAGCTTCGTCGCCTGTCGCTGTGACAGTTACGCCGTCTGTGGTCTCGTAGTTAGAGAAGTTTACGATATCGACGTCACCGTCACCAACGTCTTCGCCACCAACAATGACGTCAGTTTCGTGGTCGTCTGTGATCTGGAATTCATCATTTCCAGTCCCACCGAACAAAGTGTCATTCCCAGATGCACCTATAAGCGTATCGTCATCTGTGCCGCCGTAGACAGTGTCGTTGCCGTCACCCGCGTTAATGTCATCGTTGCCAGCGCCACCATAAATGGTGTCATTGCCTGAATCAGTGCCCCAATCTCCGAAGGTGTCGTTGCCGTCTTCTAGGAAGACCGTATCGTCACCATCGCCACCGGAGACGGAATCCGCCCCTGTACCTGCGTACACGCTGTCATCGCCAGCACCTGCAAGGACAGTATCATCACCGCCATAAGCTTCGATAAGGTCGCCGTCTGTGCCATAACCCGCGAGGATCTCGTCACCTGCGTCTACTTTGTCGCCATCGGGATCAAGAATATAGCTGTCGTCAATAACATCGTTACCAGCGGATCCTTCGACCGTACCGTCCAGTGAAATGGCATCAAAGTGGATATCTGTAACCCACAAGGCCTGACCACCAGTCCCGTTGTTGTCGTAATCGATTTCGAAATAGGACACAGGTCCCGCGATCTCGACTAGGATAGATCCTGTTTGTGTCGCCGCAGAACCGTTCGCAACATTAGATGTCAGCGTCACGTCGGTGCCGCTATAGCTACTACCGTTCCAAGTTAGGTCGACACTAATTTGGTCACCGTTAGCATCATAGGCGCGCACAGTGACAACGTCGATCCAAGAACTGGTATCAAAATCGTTGATCCTGAGTGAAACGTTTTCAACTTCTTCGCTAAAGCCGGATCCACTAACGGCACTAAAGTCGATCGTAGTTGTGGATGTTTGCTCATCACCTTCGGTGCCGTCGTTGCCGTTACCACCGAGTTGCAAAGAAGAGTTCGATGCAAACGTTTCACCCGCGCCCGTGTCAACGTACTGGGCGGACGTTGATCCGGTAAAGGTAGTGCCACTTGCCTGTCCAAAATAGGAAACACCAACGTTGATGCCCCCTGTATCCTGGGTAAAGCCAGCAGTGGTGATCGTTGTCTCGTCGGACCAATTTAACTCAAGCGGGGTGGGCATACATAACTCCTAAACTCGTTTCTTGCCTGCGAACTATCGGAACGAGGTGGCGCAAGTTGGGTTCAACAGGGCCGAGGGCGGGGTCTGTTTGCGGCGCAATAATGGCATTTGCACGCTGTGGTAGAAACAATTTAGGCGTAGCGCCCTAATTGGTGTGTTCTGTCGGCCTAGTTGGAAGGCGGGTGGCCACTGGGCCATCTTCCCTGCGCCACGATTCGTACTGCGTACAAAGGGGTTTTAGGCGTCATGTGTTGAAATTTAGTGAGTGCAAATTTTGAAAGAAGCGGTTCAAATCTAGCTGAGCGGTAGCTACATTTTTCGTTAACCACCTTGGGTTGCATGGCGGCTTTCGCCACTTTTAGGCCGACATATCCTATAAAGAACTCTGGAATAAGGCGGATTCCTATGTCAGTCCTCGGGCATGGAAAACTCGCCCCTTAAATCACCGCTCAAGTGGATCGACATACCTCCAGTTTGGTTGGTCGCCGCGTTGTTGGCCGCATACTTCCTTGGCCAAAGCCAACCATGGAACCTTAGCATTGCGCATCCGGTGACCCAATTCTTGGCCGCTGTTTTGATTGGCGGTGGTTTGATATTGATGCTTTTGGCCATAGCGGAAATGCGCCGCCAAAAGACGACAGTCATTCCGCATCTGGAGGCAGATCAGCTGGTGCAGTCGGGCATTTTCAAACACTCCCGCAACCCGATTTACTTGGGCGATGTAATGATTTTGGCGGGCTTCATCTTACGCTGGGATGCGCCTGTCGCGCTGCCATTAATTCCAATTTTGCTTTGGGTGCTAGAGAAACGGTTTGTCATCCCAGAAGAAAACCGTTTGCGCCGTAAGTTCCGGCAGGACTTTTTCAAGTACACACAAAAAACCCGCCGCTGGATCTAACGGCGGGTGTAACGGCGGGTGAGAAGGGGACGTCGTCGCGTAGCTTACGACATGATTTCATCCAGCTTGGCGTAGGACAATTCCATGCCGTCAGCGGCGCCCATGTCCATCATCCCTTGGCGGGATTCAGCATCCGGTAAAGACATCTTTAGGGTCAACAATGTGCCCGTGCCAGACGCCTCAAACGTCGTGCAAACATGGCTGTCTGGCGCGGGATCCGGCATATGCATGCGTTCCACGTGAACGATCAGCGAGCTCGGCGTGAGCGTGATGTATTCACCTGTCGTCGTGAACGCGCCTTCTTCACCGCCATCAAACTCGAACCGGAATGCGCCACCTTCGCGGGAATCTGTTTCGCAGGCGGGCATCGTCCAGCCTGGCCATGCTGCCATCCATTGGCAAATCAGCTCTGGCTCAAGATGGGCGCGGTAGACGTTTTCGGGCGTCGCGTTGAACTTTCGTGTGACAAGAACGTCTGTGTCGCCCTCTAGGGTAAGTTGAAGTGGTGGCATTATTCGTCTCCTTGTATTGTTGGGGTCATCGCCTCTAGGACAACGTCCAAGCGATCGTATTTATTGCGGTAACGGTCGGCGATCATGCTCAACCACGGTTCAATTTCGCCAAGGGCATCAGGGGCCAAGCGGCACATGCGGTGGGTGCCTTGGCGGTGGCGCGTCACAAGCCCCGCTGTTTCCAACACCTTGATATGACGTGAAATCGCAGGTTGGCTCATGTCGAACGGGGCGGCGAGATCCATGACGCCAACGTCGCCGTTGGTGAGTTTCATCAGGATCGCCCGCCGGGTGCTATCGGAGAGGGCCGAAAAGACTTTGTCGAGGTTTTGGTTCGTCGATTTATCCATAACTATATTGTTATATATGTGGAGCCGTGAGTCAACCATTGACGGGGAATTGCCCCCTGTGAACGCTAACATGCTACCACTTGCTTGTGATCAACCGTCTAGGCCTATACGAATTGCGCAATTGCGGCATATGAGGGGGACACTTTATGAAAATCGGCACGCCAAAAGAACTGTTTGAGGGAGAGAACCGCGTCGCGATGACGCCGGCATCTGCTCTCGAACTTCAGAAATTGGGGCACACTTGTGTGATCGAAACCAAAGCAGGCGCAGCCGCGGGTTTCTCGGACAAGGACTATAAAGATGCAGGCGTTGAGGTTGTTAAAACCGCCGCCGCGTTGTGGAAGGCGGCAGACATTGTTGCCAAGGTCCGCGTTCCCGACGACGGCGAGATGAAACGCCTGTCTGCGGATCAGACGCTCATTTCCTTCTTCAGCCCAGTCGCTGACGAAGCCAAAATGAAATCTGCGGCCCGTAAAGGTGCCACAGTTGTCGCGATGGAGATGATCCCACGCATCAGCCGCGCCCAGAAGATGGATGCGTTGTCCTCGATGGCGAACATCGCAGGCTACCGTGCGGTTATTGAAGCGGGTAACAACTTCCCACGTTTCTTTACAGGTCAAATCACCGCTGCGGGTAAGGTTCCGCCAGCGAAAGTTCTGGTTGTCGGGGCAGGGGTCGCGGGTCTTGCGGCTATCGGCACATCGACGTCCCTTGGCGCGATCACCTATGCGTTCGACGTTCGCCCTGAAGTGGCCGAGCAGGTTGAATCCATGGGCGCGGAATTTGTGTTCCTCGACTTTGAAGAAGAACAGGCCGACGGCGCATCCACAGGTGGTTACGCCGCTGTGTCATCGCCAGAGTTCGCCGAAGCGCAGCTTGCCAAGTTCCGCGAAATTGCACCTGACATGGACATAGTTATCACCACGGCGTTGATTCCGAACCGCGAGGCGCCTGAGCTTTGGACGGCCGACATGGTTGCTTCCATGAAGCCTGGTTCTGTGATCGTTGACCTTGCCGCTGAAAAGGGCGGCAACTGTAAACTGACCGTCAAGGACGAGAAGATCGTCACCGACAACGGTGTGACCATCATCGGCTACACCGATTTCCCATCCCGTATGGCAGCGCAATCATCCACGCTTTACGCGACCAACATCCGCCATCTGATGACCGATCTGACCCCTGAAAAGGACGGTGTGGTCGATCACAACATGGAAGACGATGTCATCCGCGGCGCGACAGTGGCCCATGGCAAGGAAGTGACCTTCCCGCCGCCGCCTCCAAAAATCCAAGCGATTGCAGCACAGCCTAAAGCGGCCGTCGTTGAGCTGACACCAGAAGAAAAGCGTGCAGCAGAAACCGAAGCGTTCAAAGCGCAGACCAAGCAGCAGGTTACGCTTCTTGGAATCGGTGCCGCCGTTATCTTGCTCGCGGGCCTTTGGGCGCCAGCATCGTTTATGCAGCACTTTATTGTCTTCGTTCTGTCGATCTTTATCGGCTTCCAAGTCATCTGGGGTGTGGCGCACAGCCTGCACACACCACTGATGGCTGTAACGAACGCGATCAGCTCGATCATCATTTTGGGCGCACTCATGCAGATCGGATCGGGGTCTTTCCTTGTTGTTCTGCTTGCGGGTCTTGCCTTGTTCATGACGGGTATCAACATCTTTGGCGGGTTCCTCGTCACACGGCGCATGCTTGCCATGTTCCAGAAATCTTAAGGGGGGCTGTTCAATGGAATTTGGTTTCACAACAGCAGCTTACGTAGTTGCAGCAGTTCTTTTCATCCTGTCATTGGGTGGTCTTTCTGGCCAAGAAAGCGCGAAACGCGCGGTGTGGTACGGTATCGTTGGTATGGCCTTGGCCGTCGCTGCGACACTGGTCGGACCGGGTAGCGGTTTCTGGCTTTTGTCGCTTCTGCTGATCGCAGGTGGCGGTGCCATTGGGTATCAGCTCGCCACGAAGGTTCAGATGACGCAAATGCCTGAGCTGGTTGCAGCGATGCACTCGCTCGTCGGCCTTGCGGCGGTGTTTGTTGGCTTTATCGCTCACTTTGAGATGGGTCGCGTTGCTGGCCTTATCGCGGAAAACGCGGACCTTAAGGAACTCGGGACATTCGCGGCACTTATCGCCAAGAAATCAACGGTTGAGCTTAACATCCTTCGCGTTGAGCTGTTCCTTGGTATCTTCATCGGTGCGATCACCTTCACAGGTTCGATCATTGCTTACGGTAAGTTGGCGGGCAAAGTGGATTCTGCAGCGACGAAACTGCCGGGCGGCCACATGCTCAACATCGCTGCGGCAGCAGTTTCCGTGATCACACTGATTTGGTACTTCAACACAGGCGGGTTCTTCCCACTGTTCCTCATGACTTTGGCTGCGCTGTTTATCGGCTACCACCTGATCATGGGAATTGGCGGCGCGGATATGCCTGTCGTGGTTTCCATGTTGAACAGCTATTCTGGTTGGGCCGCAGCGGCGATTGGTTTCTCCCTCGGGAACGACCTGTTGATCGTTGTTGGTGCGCTGGTTGGTTCCTCTGGTGCGATCCTGTCCTACATCATGTGTAAGGCGATGAACCGTTCGTTCGTGTCCGTTATCTTGGGTGGCTTTGGTGGCCCAGCGGGTGAGCAGATGGCCGTTGAGGGCGAGCAAATCGCCATCGACGTGGACGGTGTTGCGACGGCTTTGGAAGAAGCTGACAGCATCATCATCATCCCAGGTTACGGTATGGCCGTGGCGCAGGCACAGCAGAACGTCGCTGAACTGACACGCCGTTTGCGTGCTAAAGGCAAAAATGTACGCTTTGCGATCCACCCTGTTGCGGGTCGTTTGCCGGGTCATATGAACGTGCTCTTGGCAGAAGCCAAAGTGCCATATGACATCGTGATGGAAATGGACGAGATCAACGAGGACTTCCCAGAAACGGACGTCGCTATCGTGATCGGTTCCAATGACATCGTGAACCCAGCTGCGCAGGACGATCCGAACTCCCCAATCGCGGGCATGCCGGTTCTGGAATGCTGGAAAGCCAAGCAGGTATTCGTGTCCAAGCGTGGCCAAGGTACTGGCTACTCCGGCATCGAGAACCCGTTGTTCTTCAAGGACAACACACGCATGTTCTACGGCGATGCGAAGGCATCCTTGGACGCGTTGCTCGGTAAAATTAGCTAATTCGGTTGCCCCATTGTCCAATTGGATGATGGGGCATCCCTAGAAACAATCTATTTCTTCTATGCTCGTTGCGCCAACCTAAGGTTGTGGCTAACTGTTCCTTAACACTTGTTTTTAGGATCAGAGACGGAACTTCATTTTGCGGATTTTAGCGCTTTTACCAGCCCTTATTGGGCTTGCCGCATGTGGCGGCGATACTGAATCTCAACAACAAGCAGCTTTCAATCGTGCAACTGCAGCGCAAACAATGCTTGATGAAGTTACAGGCTATGCCCCGACAACCGTTGAACGCATGCCAACAAGTGGGATGGCGACCTTCGACGGTTATGCGACAATGCGAGTCAGCACTATTCCATCAACGGACATAGATGATGTTTTGTTGCTTGGTTTGACCCATTTGGAAGTGCGTTTTGACCAACCAGGTCCAGTGACAGGGACTGTGTCAGATCTGGACGCGCTAATTCCGAACCCAGTGTCTCCTGAACTTCAGCAGGTGTCAGGCACGATCACCATTGGGGGTAACGATAGCATCATCGTCGAGAACCAATGGGCTGCGGACTACGAAGGCGACTTGAGCTGGGCAAGTGGTGGCGTCTCCTTGGATGGCGATCTGGTCGGTCAGTTTCAGGGCAACCGAACGAGTGACCCTGACAATATAATCAAAGGTACAATCGCCGGCGATCCTACCGGCGTCGGGCTTACGGACAGCGGTTCTTTGGCTACGGTTGAGCTATATATTTACGGAACGGATACGCCTTAAACGGAGCGACGGTTTCCTCATACGGCCTAACGAAAACTCATTCGTCCTTCGGCCCACAAACGCTTCGAATGCCTACTGACCTAATGCAGACGCTTATTTGAAGTTTCAGGATCGCAAGGATCAGTCAGTACCGATCCCTGCGGTCTAATGTTTAAACGAGGTAGGTGTTGAACCATTCAATCGTGCGGGACCACGCAAGCTCGGCTTTTTCTTCGTCATAGCGCGGCGTGCTGTCGTTGTGGAAACCGTGGTTAGCGGCCTCGTAGATGTGGCCCTCATAGGTTGTTCCAGCGGCTTTCAGTGCTTCTTCATAAGCGGGCCAACCTGCATTGATGCGTTCGTCTAGTTCACCATATTGCATCAGCATCGCGGCATTGATTTTCGGCACGTCCTCAGTCGCGGGCTGACGGCCATAGAATGGAACAGATGCTGCCATTTCAGGGTAGGCCACGGCCAGCGCATTACAAACGCCACCACCGTAACAGAACCCAACTGCGCCAACTTTGTCAGTGGTGTCTTCGCGGCCCATCAGGTGTTCGAAGCCTGCGAAAAAGTCGTTCATCAGTTCTGTGCCGTCGACGGTGCGTTGCAATTCGCGCCCTTCAACGTCATTGCCCGGATAGCCGCCCACAGATGTTAGTCCATCGGGGGCCAGCGCGATGAACCCTGCCTTCGCCACGCGGCGGGCGACGTCTTCAATGTAAGGATTAAGGCCACGGTTTTCGTGGATCACCAACACCGATGGCACAGGTCCTGTCACATTCGCGGGTTTCACCAGATAGCCACGCACGTCGCCCGTGCCATTGGGGGACGGGTAAGTGATATATTCGGGCAAGATATCTTCGTCGGTAAACGAAACTTGTTCAGCAAGCGCGTAATCAGGGCTGAGCATCCCCAACAACGAAACCGCTGTCACACCGCCGACGGCGAACTTCCCTGCGCGGTCCAGAAATTGGCGCTTGGTGATTTTACCGTGGGCGTAGAAATCATAGAGATCGAGCAGTTCTTGATCGAAGTCTTTGGCAGTCATCCGGGTCATCGGGAATCTCCTGAGTGTGGGCCATTTGCGGCTAAGTCCACGTTACCTCAGGTTGTATGCAGGGCAATTCACATTTACGCGCGTTCGTCCCGCCAGCGGCCTTGCGCCAATCCGTCTAACGACCATGCCCCAACCGACCAACGCACAAGTCGCAAGCACGGGAAGCCAATATGGGCGCACATTCGGCGGACTTGGCGGTTGCGACCTTCGGTGATTGTGACCTCAATCCAGCGATCGGGGATCGATTTTCGCACCCGCACGGGCGGATCGCGCAACCAAAGGTCGGGCGGATCTATGAGGCGTACTTTGGCAGGTTGGGTCGGGCCGTCTTTGAGGGTCACTGATGTGCGAAGCGGGGCGATGTCCGCGTCTGATGGATCACCTTCAACCTGAACCAGGTAGGTTTTGGGGGTCTTGAACTTCGGGCTAGATAGCTTGGCTTGAAGTTTGCCGTCATCAGTCAGCACCAGCAGACCTTCGCTATCGCGATCCAAACGACCCGCAGCGTAGACCCCTTTGGGAAGGTTGAAGCCTGAGAGTGTTGGGCGTTCGGTTGGGCTTTTGACGTCCGTAAACTGGGTGAGAACGCCGAAGGGTTTATTGAACAGAATTGTGGTCATGGACGCAGTGGTAACCCGATGTGCGGGAGGGAGCCAGCCCCCGCGCTTGCGCGCCCCCCGAGATATTTTTGAAACAAAAGCAAAGCAGAAGAGACTGCTAAAGGCTTTGAAATGATTGGGTATTTGAACGGTTGTTCCGAACTCGGCGCGTTTGAAAAGGTATGGATGTATACCGTTGTATTCACATAACTTATTGAGATTAAACAATTTTTTGCTTTACAGGTGACGGCGATCCGCTAGGTTCTGGACAAATTCTGTAAGGAATCTGCAATGAGTTCTATCAAAGACCACCCACTTCGCTACGCAATGGCGAATGAGCTGCACGCGCGTCCGTTTCCGACCCTGAGTGCGCCGTGTCATGCAGCCTATCTAGCGATCAAGCCTGCACAGGATGCCG
This Octadecabacter temperatus DNA region includes the following protein-coding sequences:
- a CDS encoding methyltransferase family protein, producing MENSPLKSPLKWIDIPPVWLVAALLAAYFLGQSQPWNLSIAHPVTQFLAAVLIGGGLILMLLAIAEMRRQKTTVIPHLEADQLVQSGIFKHSRNPIYLGDVMILAGFILRWDAPVALPLIPILLWVLEKRFVIPEENRLRRKFRQDFFKYTQKTRRWI
- a CDS encoding SRPBCC domain-containing protein — translated: MPPLQLTLEGDTDVLVTRKFNATPENVYRAHLEPELICQWMAAWPGWTMPACETDSREGGAFRFEFDGGEEGAFTTTGEYITLTPSSLIVHVERMHMPDPAPDSHVCTTFEASGTGTLLTLKMSLPDAESRQGMMDMGAADGMELSYAKLDEIMS
- a CDS encoding ArsR/SmtB family transcription factor; the encoded protein is MDKSTNQNLDKVFSALSDSTRRAILMKLTNGDVGVMDLAAPFDMSQPAISRHIKVLETAGLVTRHRQGTHRMCRLAPDALGEIEPWLSMIADRYRNKYDRLDVVLEAMTPTIQGDE
- a CDS encoding Re/Si-specific NAD(P)(+) transhydrogenase subunit alpha, encoding MKIGTPKELFEGENRVAMTPASALELQKLGHTCVIETKAGAAAGFSDKDYKDAGVEVVKTAAALWKAADIVAKVRVPDDGEMKRLSADQTLISFFSPVADEAKMKSAARKGATVVAMEMIPRISRAQKMDALSSMANIAGYRAVIEAGNNFPRFFTGQITAAGKVPPAKVLVVGAGVAGLAAIGTSTSLGAITYAFDVRPEVAEQVESMGAEFVFLDFEEEQADGASTGGYAAVSSPEFAEAQLAKFREIAPDMDIVITTALIPNREAPELWTADMVASMKPGSVIVDLAAEKGGNCKLTVKDEKIVTDNGVTIIGYTDFPSRMAAQSSTLYATNIRHLMTDLTPEKDGVVDHNMEDDVIRGATVAHGKEVTFPPPPPKIQAIAAQPKAAVVELTPEEKRAAETEAFKAQTKQQVTLLGIGAAVILLAGLWAPASFMQHFIVFVLSIFIGFQVIWGVAHSLHTPLMAVTNAISSIIILGALMQIGSGSFLVVLLAGLALFMTGINIFGGFLVTRRMLAMFQKS
- a CDS encoding NAD(P)(+) transhydrogenase (Re/Si-specific) subunit beta → MEFGFTTAAYVVAAVLFILSLGGLSGQESAKRAVWYGIVGMALAVAATLVGPGSGFWLLSLLLIAGGGAIGYQLATKVQMTQMPELVAAMHSLVGLAAVFVGFIAHFEMGRVAGLIAENADLKELGTFAALIAKKSTVELNILRVELFLGIFIGAITFTGSIIAYGKLAGKVDSAATKLPGGHMLNIAAAAVSVITLIWYFNTGGFFPLFLMTLAALFIGYHLIMGIGGADMPVVVSMLNSYSGWAAAAIGFSLGNDLLIVVGALVGSSGAILSYIMCKAMNRSFVSVILGGFGGPAGEQMAVEGEQIAIDVDGVATALEEADSIIIIPGYGMAVAQAQQNVAELTRRLRAKGKNVRFAIHPVAGRLPGHMNVLLAEAKVPYDIVMEMDEINEDFPETDVAIVIGSNDIVNPAAQDDPNSPIAGMPVLECWKAKQVFVSKRGQGTGYSGIENPLFFKDNTRMFYGDAKASLDALLGKIS
- the yghX gene encoding YghX family hydrolase; amino-acid sequence: MTRMTAKDFDQELLDLYDFYAHGKITKRQFLDRAGKFAVGGVTAVSLLGMLSPDYALAEQVSFTDEDILPEYITYPSPNGTGDVRGYLVKPANVTGPVPSVLVIHENRGLNPYIEDVARRVAKAGFIALAPDGLTSVGGYPGNDVEGRELQRTVDGTELMNDFFAGFEHLMGREDTTDKVGAVGFCYGGGVCNALAVAYPEMAASVPFYGRQPATEDVPKINAAMLMQYGELDERINAGWPAYEEALKAAGTTYEGHIYEAANHGFHNDSTPRYDEEKAELAWSRTIEWFNTYLV
- a CDS encoding pseudouridine synthase, whose protein sequence is MTTILFNKPFGVLTQFTDVKSPTERPTLSGFNLPKGVYAAGRLDRDSEGLLVLTDDGKLQAKLSSPKFKTPKTYLVQVEGDPSDADIAPLRTSVTLKDGPTQPAKVRLIDPPDLWLRDPPVRVRKSIPDRWIEVTITEGRNRQVRRMCAHIGFPCLRLVRWSVGAWSLDGLAQGRWRDERA